A window of the Thalassoglobus sp. JC818 genome harbors these coding sequences:
- the purE gene encoding 5-(carboxyamino)imidazole ribonucleotide mutase: MSEEKVLVGIIMGSTSDWETMKPASEILTQFDVAHECRVVSAHRTPDLMNEYAKTAESRGLQVIIAGAGGAAHLPGMVASQTVLPVLGVPVKSRALNGLDSLLSIVQMPGGVPVGTLAIGDAGSKNAALLAVRILATTRPELREKLHAFQSEQTQKVLENSELC, from the coding sequence ATGTCTGAGGAAAAGGTGCTGGTCGGAATTATCATGGGAAGCACTTCCGACTGGGAAACGATGAAACCAGCTTCGGAGATTCTCACTCAGTTCGATGTTGCGCACGAATGCCGAGTCGTCTCCGCCCACCGAACTCCGGATCTCATGAATGAGTACGCAAAGACCGCAGAAAGCCGAGGCTTGCAGGTCATCATTGCGGGGGCAGGGGGGGCTGCTCATTTGCCGGGGATGGTTGCTTCGCAGACCGTTCTTCCAGTGCTGGGTGTTCCGGTGAAGAGTCGCGCGTTGAACGGGCTTGACTCGCTCCTTTCCATCGTCCAAATGCCGGGAGGGGTTCCAGTTGGTACTCTCGCGATTGGTGATGCTGGCAGCAAGAACGCTGCGTTGTTGGCCGTTCGAATTCTCGCAACGACACGTCCGGAACTTCGCGAGAAGCTTCACGCCTTTCAATCCGAACAGACTCAAAAAGTGCTGGAGAACTCAGAGCTATGTTGA
- the argS gene encoding arginine--tRNA ligase: MNILHELQSRFATALADLTDNPEPFAAMVKPSQDGKFGDFQANCAMPLAKQNGVNPRELALKICERLNVSDLVEPPEVAGPGFINLQLKDEFLLNEIQRSFADERLGVARVNSPKDMVLDFSSPNVAKPMHVGHLRSSVIGDALQRTLKFLGHRVISDNHIGDWGTQFGMIIYGYKNFVDQAAYEKDPVAELARLYRLVNSLSDYHSAVSSLPALEDKLKAAKSELLFNEGNADPADKKVKKALKKQRSEVESLKSKIEGQRAKIESVESDPELKALAEAHPGIARSARDETAKLHAGDPENLRLWKEFVPECVDSLNRVYERLDVHFDKTLGESAYQPLLSDVVADLKAKGLAKESDGAICVFIPGNAAPFIVQKADGAFTYATTDLATVQFRVREFDANSMLYVVDARQSEHFKLLFETVRLWLGVEVELVHVSFGTVMGDDRKPFKTRSGDTVGLESLLDEAVAKAREIVASNDDSKTDEDGQPAPELDESIRDEIAQIVGIGGIKYADLHHNRESDYVFDWDKMLAKTGDTATYMQYAYARIQGIFRKGEVDVEALRSLDTPILIEEPAERSLVLKLLRFEEALDAMASEYRPNILTQYLFELAGELTTFYDRCPVLKAEEERVRTSRLKLIDFAGRVIRQGLDLLGINVCERM, translated from the coding sequence ATGAACATTCTTCACGAGCTACAGTCTCGATTTGCAACAGCCTTGGCTGATCTGACAGACAATCCCGAACCGTTCGCCGCGATGGTGAAGCCTTCGCAAGATGGAAAGTTCGGTGATTTCCAGGCGAATTGTGCCATGCCGCTGGCGAAACAGAACGGCGTCAATCCGCGCGAACTCGCGTTGAAGATCTGCGAGCGACTGAATGTTTCGGATCTGGTTGAACCCCCAGAAGTGGCGGGCCCGGGGTTCATCAATTTACAGCTGAAAGACGAATTTCTGCTGAATGAGATTCAGCGAAGCTTCGCGGATGAGCGATTGGGCGTTGCACGAGTCAATTCCCCGAAAGACATGGTCCTCGACTTTTCTTCTCCGAATGTCGCCAAACCGATGCATGTCGGACATCTGAGGAGTTCGGTGATCGGTGATGCACTCCAACGAACGCTCAAATTTCTCGGCCATCGAGTGATCAGCGATAATCATATCGGAGACTGGGGAACCCAGTTCGGGATGATCATTTACGGATACAAAAACTTCGTTGATCAAGCTGCCTACGAAAAAGATCCTGTCGCAGAACTTGCCCGACTTTATCGACTCGTCAATTCGTTGAGTGACTATCACTCAGCAGTCAGCAGTCTGCCCGCTTTGGAAGACAAGCTCAAAGCTGCGAAGTCGGAATTGCTTTTCAATGAAGGCAATGCGGACCCAGCTGACAAGAAGGTGAAGAAAGCTTTGAAGAAGCAGCGTTCCGAAGTGGAATCGCTGAAGAGCAAGATTGAAGGACAACGTGCGAAAATTGAATCTGTTGAGAGCGATCCGGAGCTGAAAGCGTTGGCGGAGGCTCATCCCGGGATTGCACGTTCGGCACGTGATGAAACAGCCAAGTTGCACGCAGGTGATCCGGAAAACTTACGTCTCTGGAAAGAGTTCGTGCCTGAGTGCGTCGATTCTCTCAACCGCGTTTACGAGCGACTTGATGTTCACTTTGACAAGACCTTGGGCGAGAGTGCCTATCAGCCTCTTCTGTCGGATGTTGTTGCGGACCTGAAAGCTAAGGGGCTCGCGAAAGAGAGTGACGGCGCCATCTGCGTTTTCATTCCGGGAAATGCCGCTCCGTTTATCGTTCAGAAAGCGGACGGGGCATTCACTTACGCCACGACAGATCTGGCGACAGTGCAATTTCGAGTTCGTGAGTTTGATGCAAATTCGATGCTGTACGTCGTCGACGCCCGGCAGAGTGAGCACTTCAAACTCCTGTTCGAGACCGTCCGGCTTTGGTTGGGAGTCGAAGTTGAACTCGTGCATGTCAGCTTCGGAACGGTCATGGGCGACGACCGGAAACCTTTTAAAACACGTTCCGGAGACACAGTTGGTCTCGAGAGTCTGCTCGACGAAGCTGTTGCGAAAGCTCGCGAAATTGTCGCCAGCAACGACGATTCCAAGACCGACGAAGACGGACAACCTGCACCGGAGCTTGATGAGTCAATACGCGATGAAATCGCTCAAATCGTGGGGATTGGGGGCATCAAGTACGCCGATTTGCATCACAATCGTGAGAGCGATTACGTGTTCGACTGGGACAAAATGCTCGCCAAAACCGGCGACACAGCGACCTACATGCAATATGCGTACGCGAGAATTCAGGGGATCTTCCGCAAGGGAGAAGTCGATGTCGAAGCGTTGAGAAGTCTCGACACGCCGATTCTCATCGAAGAACCCGCTGAACGTTCGCTGGTCCTGAAACTTCTTCGATTTGAGGAAGCGCTCGATGCAATGGCGTCCGAGTATCGTCCTAATATCCTCACGCAGTACCTGTTCGAACTCGCCGGCGAATTGACGACATTCTACGACCGCTGCCCAGTGTTGAAGGCAGAGGAAGAACGGGTTCGAACCAGTCGGTTGAAGCTGATTGATTTCGCGGGACGAGTGATCCGGCAGGGGCTGGACTTGCTCGGGATCAATGTTTGTGAACGCATGTAA
- a CDS encoding 50S ribosomal protein L25, translating to MSTIEKLTAATRSSIGSTASRRLRSEGIVPANVYGHKQTPQAVQMEADIVHGMIHSGSKVFDLEIEGSLEKVLIKDIQWDTFSKHVMHIDFLRVDPNERVKVEVPVTLRGTSPGVLQGGILEQPMHTIEIECLAVEIPESITVRIGNLQLGDSLHVNELTELPAGLTVTSPEDSVVVHIAHEAPAVEPVEEDAPEDPADVPATAEE from the coding sequence ATGTCGACGATCGAAAAATTAACAGCTGCCACCAGATCTTCCATCGGCTCCACAGCATCGCGCCGCCTCAGAAGCGAAGGCATTGTGCCTGCGAACGTCTATGGCCACAAACAGACTCCGCAAGCTGTCCAAATGGAAGCGGACATCGTCCACGGGATGATTCACAGCGGCAGCAAAGTCTTCGATCTCGAAATCGAAGGCTCACTCGAGAAGGTTCTCATCAAAGACATCCAATGGGACACCTTCAGCAAGCACGTGATGCATATCGACTTCCTGCGAGTCGACCCGAACGAACGTGTTAAAGTGGAAGTTCCTGTCACTCTTCGCGGAACGTCGCCTGGCGTCCTGCAAGGGGGTATCTTGGAACAACCGATGCACACCATCGAAATCGAGTGTCTCGCGGTTGAAATCCCTGAGTCAATCACCGTCCGTATCGGAAACCTGCAACTGGGTGACTCTCTTCACGTCAACGAATTGACGGAACTGCCAGCTGGCCTCACAGTCACCAGCCCGGAAGACTCCGTCGTCGTCCACATTGCTCACGAAGCACCAGCCGTGGAACCTGTCGAAGAAGACGCACCGGAAGATCCAGCAGACGTTCCAGCGACTGCCGAAGAGTAA
- the rplI gene encoding 50S ribosomal protein L9, which yields MVVKRKRGQRIRSKDRNGGIELLLAEDVDNLGEQGQIVRVKPGYARNYLVPMGLATVATDANKQMVESHRKRQEELMVARRKQTKAIADKIKDYSVTLEANATEEGQLYGSIVAADIAKSLQNAGYPVDASHIRMDGPIKGLGMYTIPIELDKQINTEVKVWVVPTASIK from the coding sequence ATGGTCGTTAAGCGCAAACGTGGACAGCGAATTCGTTCCAAAGATCGCAACGGTGGCATCGAACTTCTGTTGGCAGAAGATGTCGACAATCTCGGCGAACAGGGACAGATTGTCCGTGTTAAACCCGGATACGCTCGCAACTACCTCGTCCCCATGGGACTGGCAACTGTCGCGACAGATGCGAACAAGCAGATGGTCGAAAGCCATCGCAAGCGTCAAGAAGAGCTGATGGTCGCTCGTCGTAAGCAGACCAAAGCGATCGCTGACAAAATCAAAGACTACAGCGTCACGCTGGAAGCGAACGCCACCGAAGAAGGTCAGCTTTACGGATCGATCGTGGCTGCCGATATCGCGAAGTCACTGCAGAACGCAGGCTATCCAGTCGATGCCAGCCACATCCGCATGGACGGACCGATCAAAGGCCTCGGGATGTACACCATTCCGATCGAACTCGACAAACAGATCAACACGGAAGTGAAAGTCTGGGTGGTTCCAACTGCTTCGATCAAATAG
- the dnaB gene encoding replicative DNA helicase encodes MAKSKSDNGSSLDLLGKVPPQDLDAERSVLGSLLFSSEAFDEVIQHIQSHCFYADAHRRIFKCIHDMYEKGVRAIDVVTLAHELQKRGDFEEIGGAAYLNEVMGSVPHAAHAEYYAKIVHNTWLQRSLIDACTDSLREAYHGSGDIEDILTRAEKRVFEIAEQQENIDKIAIDDILDATFQRIFERMDQEGNVSGLHTGFNGLDDYTSGFQPSELIVLAARPSMGKTALVCNFAMAVSHAQRGVLLFSLEQSKIELAERLLCIKAKLSGHKLRQGELDEFEQSMLMEAADEMRKLHIFIDDTAGRTMSQIAAIARRLKRRSQLDIVIIDYLQLIETEDKNMPREQQISSITRRLKFLAKDLDIPVIALAQLNRGVEQREDKRPRLSDLRESGAIEQDADIVMFLHRPEAYDPEDRPGEADLIIAKNRHGPIGTVELTWLREMLKFGDKSPMGLPEGMDF; translated from the coding sequence ATGGCGAAATCCAAATCTGACAACGGATCATCTCTCGATCTGCTTGGCAAAGTCCCTCCTCAGGACCTCGACGCCGAACGCAGCGTGCTGGGAAGTCTGCTCTTCTCCAGCGAAGCGTTCGATGAAGTCATCCAGCACATTCAATCGCATTGCTTTTACGCGGACGCCCACCGGCGAATCTTCAAGTGCATTCACGACATGTACGAAAAGGGTGTGCGGGCCATTGATGTCGTGACCCTTGCGCACGAACTTCAAAAGCGAGGCGACTTCGAAGAAATCGGAGGAGCGGCCTACCTCAATGAAGTCATGGGTTCGGTCCCCCATGCTGCGCATGCAGAGTATTACGCGAAGATCGTTCACAACACGTGGTTGCAGCGAAGCTTGATCGACGCCTGCACGGATTCTCTCCGCGAAGCGTATCATGGTTCAGGCGACATCGAAGACATTCTGACTCGGGCTGAGAAACGAGTCTTCGAAATTGCCGAGCAACAGGAGAACATCGACAAGATCGCCATCGACGATATTCTGGACGCCACATTCCAGCGTATCTTCGAACGTATGGACCAGGAAGGAAACGTCAGCGGGCTCCACACCGGATTCAATGGTCTCGATGACTACACGAGCGGGTTCCAACCTTCCGAATTGATCGTCCTCGCAGCCCGTCCGAGTATGGGAAAAACGGCGCTCGTGTGTAACTTCGCGATGGCGGTGTCTCACGCACAACGGGGTGTACTCCTCTTCAGTCTGGAACAATCCAAGATCGAGCTTGCCGAACGTTTGCTCTGCATCAAAGCCAAGCTGAGTGGACACAAACTGAGACAAGGCGAACTCGATGAGTTCGAGCAGAGTATGCTCATGGAAGCAGCGGATGAGATGCGAAAGCTGCACATCTTCATCGACGACACCGCCGGTCGAACGATGTCACAGATCGCTGCCATCGCAAGACGACTCAAACGTCGATCGCAGCTCGACATCGTCATCATCGATTACCTTCAGCTGATTGAAACCGAAGACAAAAACATGCCGCGTGAGCAGCAGATTTCTTCGATCACTCGGCGGCTGAAGTTTCTTGCGAAAGACCTCGACATTCCCGTGATCGCACTGGCACAGTTGAACCGTGGAGTCGAACAGCGAGAAGATAAACGGCCGCGTCTCTCCGACCTGCGTGAAAGTGGTGCCATCGAACAGGATGCGGACATCGTCATGTTTCTGCACCGACCGGAAGCTTACGATCCGGAAGACCGCCCCGGTGAAGCTGACTTGATCATCGCCAAAAACCGTCATGGTCCGATCGGAACAGTCGAGCTCACCTGGCTTCGCGAGATGCTCAAATTCGGCGACAAGAGCCCCATGGGACTACCGGAAGGCATGGACTTTTAA
- the ssb gene encoding single-stranded DNA-binding protein, giving the protein MASFNKVILVGNLTRDPQVKYTTGGTAVAEIGLAVNRTWYDKQQNQKREETTFVDVTLWGRQAEVAGEYLGKGRSVLIEGRLQLDSWEDKESGKKRSKLRVVGENMTMLGGGGSGPGGGGGGGGRGSSNYDSQSSSSSVDSFYDSDSSSSGSGFSDDDVPF; this is encoded by the coding sequence ATGGCCAGCTTCAACAAAGTGATTCTTGTTGGAAATCTGACACGTGATCCACAGGTGAAGTACACAACCGGCGGAACAGCAGTGGCTGAAATCGGTCTGGCTGTGAATCGCACCTGGTACGATAAGCAGCAGAATCAGAAGCGTGAAGAAACAACTTTCGTTGACGTCACCTTGTGGGGACGCCAGGCGGAAGTCGCCGGAGAATACCTCGGGAAAGGACGTTCTGTCCTGATTGAGGGACGACTACAACTCGACTCCTGGGAAGACAAAGAATCAGGTAAGAAACGGTCCAAACTACGAGTCGTCGGTGAAAACATGACGATGCTCGGCGGTGGAGGATCGGGTCCTGGTGGGGGCGGCGGAGGAGGAGGTCGCGGCTCATCCAACTACGATTCCCAGTCCTCATCCAGTTCTGTCGATTCGTTCTACGATTCCGACTCCTCTTCGTCAGGGTCCGGATTCTCAGATGATGATGTTCCATTTTAG
- the rpsF gene encoding 30S ribosomal protein S6, producing the protein MAQQRYECMFLLDSGRFAQDPEGTENGVREILERCEAEIVTISPWQEGKLAYEIDGHRKGLHLLTYFTMDGSQVETLNRICKLSDLVIRHLILEHEEKLFELLTQQFASHEEQGEEAEGEPAEASAS; encoded by the coding sequence TTGGCACAGCAACGCTACGAGTGCATGTTTCTACTGGACAGCGGACGTTTTGCTCAGGATCCTGAAGGAACTGAGAACGGAGTTCGTGAAATCCTGGAACGCTGTGAAGCAGAGATTGTGACAATCTCTCCCTGGCAAGAAGGCAAGCTCGCTTACGAGATCGATGGGCACCGCAAAGGCCTGCACCTGCTGACATACTTCACGATGGACGGCAGCCAGGTTGAGACACTCAACCGAATCTGCAAGCTGAGCGATCTTGTGATTCGCCACCTGATCCTCGAGCACGAAGAGAAACTGTTCGAACTGCTGACTCAACAATTTGCGTCACATGAGGAACAGGGAGAAGAAGCCGAGGGTGAACCTGCAGAAGCGAGTGCATCGTAG
- the pth gene encoding aminoacyl-tRNA hydrolase, with product MTWKVEAVKVIVGLGNPGKKYVGTRHNIGFEALIAFAGRFGETNWKTKFDAETAEVLAGTERVFLAAPQTYMNLSGRSVRKIVDFFQVDLSDLLLVHDDMNLETGRLRIRASGSAGGQKGLQNTIDQLGSNEFARLRIGIGRPPQGISGANFVLQRFAKSEIPDMEECLARSVSAMETWALQGADAAMNAFNQSSQKDE from the coding sequence GTGACCTGGAAGGTCGAAGCCGTGAAAGTCATCGTCGGCCTAGGAAATCCAGGTAAGAAATACGTTGGAACTCGTCACAATATCGGCTTCGAAGCACTCATTGCATTCGCAGGTCGATTCGGGGAGACCAACTGGAAGACAAAGTTTGACGCGGAAACGGCGGAAGTTCTCGCTGGAACAGAACGAGTTTTTCTCGCCGCTCCTCAAACTTACATGAATTTATCTGGGCGAAGTGTTCGAAAGATCGTCGATTTTTTTCAAGTCGATCTCTCGGACCTTTTGCTCGTTCATGACGACATGAATTTGGAGACCGGTCGCTTGCGGATTCGAGCGTCGGGTTCCGCTGGGGGACAAAAAGGACTCCAGAACACGATAGACCAACTCGGCTCGAATGAGTTTGCACGACTTCGAATCGGAATTGGTCGTCCTCCGCAAGGGATCAGCGGGGCGAACTTTGTCCTTCAAAGATTCGCGAAATCGGAAATTCCAGACATGGAAGAGTGCCTTGCGAGATCCGTTTCCGCCATGGAAACCTGGGCATTACAAGGTGCGGATGCAGCCATGAATGCATTCAATCAGTCCAGCCAGAAGGATGAATGA
- the cutA gene encoding divalent-cation tolerance protein CutA: MTAVLVYVTTSSREEALSIAQVAVEEGLAACGNVIPGAVSVYKWEGAVQVDDEVLLLLKTSDSKVPQLSSRVRELHSYDLPCIVAYSAVGGDPEYLKWIEDQVDGG; this comes from the coding sequence GTGACTGCTGTGCTGGTCTACGTTACGACGTCGTCTCGCGAGGAAGCTCTTTCAATTGCGCAAGTCGCTGTTGAAGAAGGTCTTGCGGCGTGCGGAAATGTCATACCGGGAGCCGTTTCGGTGTACAAGTGGGAAGGCGCAGTTCAGGTTGATGACGAAGTCTTGTTGCTCCTGAAAACGTCTGATTCCAAGGTTCCCCAATTGAGTTCCAGAGTCCGGGAACTGCACTCGTACGATCTTCCCTGCATCGTGGCTTATTCTGCGGTGGGAGGAGATCCGGAATATCTGAAGTGGATCGAAGATCAAGTTGACGGCGGTTGA
- a CDS encoding DUF480 domain-containing protein, with product MGSLRMDTDYENTLDENAEPVRELTKGQRRVLGVLVEKALTTPDQYPLTLKAATSGANQKSNRDPVTNYSENAVWDLLDQLRELGLIAVVHTESGRTERFRHYVRKRYPFTEPQLAIMTELMLRGKQQLGELRSRASRMVSIESLDQLRSELTSLVEQGYVRSNGPLERRGIEVDHNLYPASEQAPTFEASAPETVETSASPAASAMPRRSENVASGPETVALQATVESLKSEVEELKASMEIVQDELAQLRNALGV from the coding sequence ATGGGATCTCTCCGTATGGATACAGACTACGAAAACACTCTCGACGAGAACGCCGAACCGGTTCGAGAACTGACAAAGGGGCAACGACGCGTCCTGGGAGTTCTGGTCGAGAAAGCACTGACGACGCCGGATCAGTATCCACTGACTTTGAAAGCTGCAACCAGTGGAGCGAATCAGAAGAGCAACCGCGATCCGGTGACGAACTACTCCGAAAACGCTGTCTGGGATTTGCTCGATCAACTTCGCGAACTCGGTCTAATTGCAGTGGTGCATACCGAGTCGGGTCGGACGGAACGGTTTCGACACTATGTTCGCAAGCGGTATCCGTTCACCGAACCGCAACTGGCGATCATGACCGAGCTTATGCTCCGCGGAAAGCAACAGCTCGGTGAACTTCGCTCAAGAGCCAGTAGAATGGTCAGTATCGAGTCCCTCGATCAGCTTCGAAGTGAATTGACGAGCCTCGTTGAACAGGGATATGTCCGCTCGAATGGACCGCTCGAACGGCGTGGAATCGAAGTCGACCACAACCTCTACCCCGCTTCAGAACAAGCTCCGACTTTTGAGGCTTCCGCTCCAGAGACAGTAGAGACTTCCGCTTCGCCTGCTGCATCTGCAATGCCTCGTCGATCGGAAAACGTGGCTTCGGGACCTGAAACAGTCGCTCTGCAAGCCACTGTAGAGTCGCTGAAGAGCGAAGTCGAAGAACTGAAAGCGTCGATGGAAATTGTGCAGGATGAACTCGCCCAGTTGCGAAACGCCTTGGGAGTTTGA
- a CDS encoding 5-(carboxyamino)imidazole ribonucleotide synthase, with protein sequence MLKEISPGSVLGVLGSGQLGRMFAIEARRLGYRVHVFSPEENTPAGAVADTEWCAEYEDFDVLDEFAKSVDVVTLEFENVSTEALNRLERSVPVRPGPQVLEVAQNRLEEKTQMQKFGLATAPFKRIDSLEELQSSLTAFGGQGILKTASWGYDGKGQKFAKSNDDLEAIWSTFEGQPAILEGVVDFTRELSVIGVRDSRGNFINYSPIVNDHANHILDFSSAAPELVDQKLVDDAGEIVRTVMESLDATGVLCVELFETNDGQLLVNEIAPRPHNSGHLTIDAHLCCQFQQQVRSICNLPLGSTAQRQPAAMVNLLGDLWPDGGQPEWSQALEYPNLRVHLYGKEDAKPGRKMGHMTAVDATIEQARNTVKQAREALA encoded by the coding sequence ATGTTGAAGGAGATTTCCCCCGGATCTGTGCTCGGTGTCCTTGGCAGTGGTCAGTTGGGACGCATGTTTGCGATCGAGGCACGCAGGCTGGGATATCGCGTGCATGTCTTTTCTCCGGAAGAAAACACACCAGCTGGAGCGGTTGCTGATACTGAATGGTGTGCTGAGTACGAGGACTTCGATGTCCTCGACGAATTTGCGAAGAGCGTTGATGTCGTCACGCTGGAGTTTGAGAATGTCTCAACTGAGGCATTGAATCGGCTTGAACGCAGCGTGCCTGTTCGGCCCGGTCCGCAAGTCCTGGAAGTTGCTCAAAACCGGCTCGAAGAAAAAACGCAGATGCAGAAGTTCGGCCTCGCAACGGCTCCCTTCAAACGCATCGACTCGCTCGAAGAATTGCAAAGCTCTCTGACCGCATTCGGTGGACAGGGAATTCTGAAAACTGCCAGCTGGGGTTACGACGGAAAAGGTCAGAAGTTCGCGAAGTCGAATGATGATCTGGAAGCCATCTGGTCCACCTTTGAGGGGCAGCCCGCGATCCTGGAAGGTGTCGTTGACTTCACGCGCGAGCTCTCAGTGATTGGCGTGAGGGATTCCCGAGGGAACTTCATCAACTACTCGCCGATCGTTAATGACCACGCGAATCACATTCTCGACTTCTCCTCAGCTGCCCCTGAACTCGTCGATCAGAAACTCGTCGACGACGCAGGAGAAATCGTTCGCACGGTGATGGAATCACTCGATGCCACTGGCGTTCTGTGTGTGGAACTGTTCGAGACAAACGACGGGCAACTGCTCGTGAATGAAATCGCTCCACGGCCTCACAACTCTGGGCATCTCACGATCGATGCTCATCTCTGTTGTCAGTTCCAGCAACAGGTCCGTTCAATCTGCAATCTTCCACTTGGTTCGACAGCCCAGCGACAACCTGCCGCTATGGTTAATCTGTTGGGCGATCTGTGGCCAGACGGTGGACAGCCTGAGTGGTCGCAAGCGCTGGAGTATCCGAACCTCCGAGTGCATTTGTACGGGAAGGAAGATGCAAAACCGGGGCGCAAAATGGGGCACATGACCGCAGTGGATGCCACCATCGAGCAAGCTCGCAACACAGTCAAGCAGGCGCGCGAAGCACTTGCTTGA